In Sebaldella termitidis ATCC 33386, one DNA window encodes the following:
- a CDS encoding lipocalin-like domain-containing protein: protein MINENETLPVSLLQSDADYKKLGLSKEKVEEWEDGLRTNPDTSEFEWWYFDTELEDKSKLVITFFTKHYTNPVKGLVPMVDFNLTRPDGKNDVVRLGMKFPVSEFSASKEKCDVHIGKNYFSGDLSNYKIHVEFEDFSCDVELKNSLVSWRSKTGIRRYNDKEFNWLIAVPNGKTTVTLNKNGEKEVLNGIGYHDHNWGTCILSEIIHHWYWGRGKIGDYFFVLACVYSEKEYGYAPAFDFLLAKDGKIIADNGQLLRLTEKDLQIDQETGKPYGNLLECSYKEGDKQFMISLENQDIIVRNRFHDAKDGAYLRFSGNVTIKSFENNNLTDEVSETGIWEMMYFGLPVNND from the coding sequence ATGATCAACGAAAATGAAACACTGCCGGTTTCTTTGCTGCAAAGTGATGCAGATTATAAAAAACTCGGTCTTTCAAAAGAAAAAGTCGAAGAATGGGAAGACGGACTCAGAACCAATCCTGATACTTCTGAATTTGAATGGTGGTATTTTGATACTGAGCTTGAAGATAAATCTAAACTTGTAATTACCTTTTTTACGAAACATTATACAAATCCGGTAAAAGGTCTTGTTCCAATGGTAGATTTTAATCTTACAAGACCGGACGGGAAAAATGATGTTGTAAGACTGGGAATGAAATTTCCCGTATCCGAGTTCTCTGCTTCCAAAGAAAAATGCGATGTTCATATAGGTAAAAACTATTTTTCCGGTGATCTTTCAAATTATAAAATTCATGTTGAATTTGAGGATTTTTCTTGTGACGTAGAATTAAAAAATTCTCTTGTTTCTTGGAGATCAAAAACTGGAATCAGACGTTATAATGATAAAGAATTTAACTGGCTTATAGCCGTTCCTAACGGAAAAACCACTGTTACCCTGAATAAAAACGGTGAAAAAGAAGTTTTAAACGGTATTGGATACCATGATCATAACTGGGGAACATGTATACTTTCTGAAATAATTCATCACTGGTACTGGGGTCGCGGAAAGATAGGAGATTACTTTTTTGTGCTAGCTTGTGTATATAGTGAAAAAGAGTATGGATATGCCCCGGCATTTGATTTTCTTCTGGCTAAAGACGGAAAAATCATAGCTGATAACGGACAGCTTCTGCGGCTGACAGAAAAGGACCTGCAAATTGATCAGGAAACCGGCAAGCCATACGGTAACCTGCTTGAATGTTCCTATAAAGAGGGGGATAAACAATTTATGATCTCTCTTGAAAATCAGGACATTATAGTCCGTAATCGCTTTCATGATGCTAAAGACGGTGCATACCTAAGATTTTCCGGTAATGTTACAATAAAAAGCTTTGAAAATAACAATCTGACCGATGAGGTTTCTGAAACAGGTATCTGGGAAATGATGTACTTTGGATTACCCGTTAATAATGATTAA
- a CDS encoding GrpB family protein: protein MKKQLSEMSLEELWELFPIILKDYNPEYRNWFGAEKQNILNHIKASDIARINHIGSTAVKSLIAKPTVDILLELDGCCNITHVINDLKANGWTLMMHKNNPPQWELCKGYTPEGFAEKVYHLHVRYLGNWNELYFRDYLLKHPATAADYGYLKIILQKEFRHNRDAYTAAKSDFIIKYSHIAKHEFQNRYKPK, encoded by the coding sequence TTGAAAAAACAATTATCCGAAATGTCATTGGAAGAACTATGGGAGCTGTTTCCCATAATTTTGAAAGATTATAATCCGGAATATAGGAATTGGTTCGGGGCAGAAAAACAAAACATCCTCAATCATATAAAAGCTTCTGATATTGCACGGATTAACCATATTGGCAGTACTGCTGTCAAAAGTCTTATTGCCAAGCCTACAGTGGATATACTGCTGGAGCTTGACGGATGCTGTAATATTACGCACGTAATCAATGACCTGAAAGCAAACGGCTGGACCCTTATGATGCATAAAAATAATCCTCCCCAGTGGGAATTGTGCAAAGGTTATACTCCAGAAGGATTTGCTGAAAAAGTTTATCACCTTCATGTCAGATATCTCGGCAATTGGAACGAATTATATTTCAGGGATTATCTTCTAAAACACCCTGCTACTGCTGCTGACTACGGATATTTGAAAATAATACTGCAAAAAGAATTCAGGCATAACAGAGATGCCTATACTGCTGCTAAGAGTGATTTTATTATAAAATATTCCCATATTGCAAAACATGAATTTCAAAACAGATATAAGCCAAAATAA